The DNA segment AGCAGGCGGGGGCCGCGACGAATCCAGGAGGGCGGCGAGCATGCCCGTACACCCCGAGGGAACGCCCTGCTGGGCCGATGCGATGTTCACCGACCTGGAGGGCGCCAAGAGGTTCTACGGCGAGGTCCTCGGCTGGACCTTCGGGGACTCCACGGCGCGCTACGGCCACTACACCCAGGCAACCGTGGACGGCCGGGCCGTCGCCGCCGTCGTGCCGCCCATGCCCGGCCAGGAGGGGCAGTCGCGGTGGTGCCTGTACTTCGCCTCGCCGGACGCCGCCGCCACGGCCGGGAAGGTACGGCGAAACGGCGGTGACGTGCTGATGGAGCCGATGCGGGTCGGGGACTTCGGCACCATGTGCCTGGCCCGCGAGCCCAGCGGGGCCGTGTTCGGGGTGTGGCAGGCGGACACCCACGAGGGCTTCGAGGAGACGGCCGTACCCGGCGCCTACTGCTGGGCCGAGGTGTTCACCCGCGAACCCGAGAAGGCGGACGCCTTCTTCCGCGCGGTCTTCCCGTACCGCACGAAGGACATCGTGGACGACGCGGACGACGCGGTGGACTTCCGGATGTTCGCCGTCGGCGAGGACACCGTGCTCGGGCGGATGCGGATGACCGAGGACTTCCCGCCCGAGGTGCCCTCGTACCTCAACGTCTACTTCACCGTCGCCGACTGCGACACGGCCGTCGCCGCGGCGACCCGGCTCGGCGGCGTCGTCCGCTTCGGACCGATGAGCAGCCCCTTCGGCCGGTTCGCGGCGCTCAGCGATCCGCAGGGCGCCGACTTCTCGGTGATCGACATCACGACCACCGAGGGCGAGCTGCCCCGGATCGAGGACGCCTGAGTGAGGGTCCCGCCGGCCCGGTCGGGGCACCGGCGCCGTCATGGGATGATCGTGCGCATGCGTGAACGAGTGGTGGCCGCGTGCGACGGGGCTTCGAAGGGGAACCCCGGACCGGCCGGATGGGCGTGGGTGGTCTCCGCCGACGACGAGCGGACGCCCGCTCGCTGGGAGGCGGGCCCGCTGGGCCGGGCCACCAACAACGTCGCCGAACTCACCGCCCTGGAGCGGCTGCTGAGCTCCGTCGATCCCGGCGTCGAGCTGGAGATCCGGATGGACTCCCAGTACGCGATGAAGGCCGTCACCACCTGGCTGCCCGGCTGGAAGCGCAACGGCTGGAAGACCTCCGGCGGCAAGCCGGTCGCGAACCAGGAGCTGGTGGTCGGTATCGACGCCCTCCTGGAGGGCCGCTCGGTGGAGTTCCGCTACGTCCCGGCGCACCAGGTCGACGGCGACCCGCTCAACGACTTCGCCGACCGCGCGGCCAGCCAGGCCGCCGTCGTGCAGGAGCCGGCGGGCAGCGAGCTGGGCTCGCCGGTGCCGCCGCCCTCGCCCGACACGCCCAAGTCGGGCGCCCCGCGCAAGAAGACGGCCCGCCGCACCGGGGGCGCGTCCTCCTCGTCGCGCACCATCAAGGCGAAGTTCGCGGGGCGCTGCCTGTGCGGCCGCTCCTACGCGGCGGGCGAGTCCATCGCCAAGAACGCGCAGGGCTGGGGCCACCCGGAGTGCCGCACGGCCGAGGTCTGAGCGGCCCATCGCCGCCCCGCCGTCCCGCCGTCCCGAGCGGCCCGGCGCTCCCGTGGGAGCGGGCGCCGGGTGGCAGACTGCCGTCATGGACGAACGGGTAATCGACAGGTGGGGTCAGTGGGCGTCGGTGGTCGGACTCGGCACCTGGCAGCTGGGCGCGGACTGGGGCGACGTGGCCGACCAGGACGCGCCGGCCGTCCTGGAGGCCGCCGCCGAGTCCGGGGTCACCTTCTTCGACACCGCCGACGTCTACGGTGACGGGCGCAGCGAGCAGACCATCGCCGCCTTCCTGGGCGGCCGCCCCGATCTGCATGTCCTGGTGGCCACCAAGATGGGCCGCCGCGTGGACCAGGTTCCCGAGAACTACGTCCTCGACAACTTCCGCGCCTGGAACGACCGTTCGCGGCGCAACCTCGGCGTCGACCGGATCGACCTGGTGCAGCTGCACTGCCCGCCCGCCTCCGTCTACTCCACCGACGCGGTGTACGACGCGCTGGACACCCTGGTCGA comes from the Streptomyces sp. SUK 48 genome and includes:
- a CDS encoding VOC family protein, with the translated sequence MPVHPEGTPCWADAMFTDLEGAKRFYGEVLGWTFGDSTARYGHYTQATVDGRAVAAVVPPMPGQEGQSRWCLYFASPDAAATAGKVRRNGGDVLMEPMRVGDFGTMCLAREPSGAVFGVWQADTHEGFEETAVPGAYCWAEVFTREPEKADAFFRAVFPYRTKDIVDDADDAVDFRMFAVGEDTVLGRMRMTEDFPPEVPSYLNVYFTVADCDTAVAAATRLGGVVRFGPMSSPFGRFAALSDPQGADFSVIDITTTEGELPRIEDA
- a CDS encoding ribonuclease H, yielding MIVRMRERVVAACDGASKGNPGPAGWAWVVSADDERTPARWEAGPLGRATNNVAELTALERLLSSVDPGVELEIRMDSQYAMKAVTTWLPGWKRNGWKTSGGKPVANQELVVGIDALLEGRSVEFRYVPAHQVDGDPLNDFADRAASQAAVVQEPAGSELGSPVPPPSPDTPKSGAPRKKTARRTGGASSSSRTIKAKFAGRCLCGRSYAAGESIAKNAQGWGHPECRTAEV